The Magnolia sinica isolate HGM2019 chromosome 10, MsV1, whole genome shotgun sequence genome includes a window with the following:
- the LOC131217584 gene encoding disease resistance protein RPH8A-like gives MPCFLKDTDTKQSRDARVKNWVADIRDVAYNAEDVIDTFILEIERYRRSGFVGFFKWCPSIDLLAQRKIRNEIEQIKNKIGEISASRLTYGIKDVGEVVLWVKVYEEIKTLVARLIDGDSRHCVVSVVGMGGLGKTTLAIKVYNKEAVKKRFDFCAWVFVSQQHVERRFLVVLDDIWNTEAWDSLLAAFPDMNKGSRVLLTTHNRDVASYADPQSSPQKLQLLGDEVGWKLFCNKTFLEQGIHYPQNLEKLGEEIVKKCCRLALAIVVNGGLLSRKAKDPNEWGKALQRISTQSVDDKSRITNILSYEDLPYHLKPYFLYFGIFPEDHEISAKKLIRLWVTEGFIEPTGEETVEEAADDCLEELIHRSLIQVVKRNFIGRVKSCRIHDLLLELSISKAKEDKFLNVHRGDTNPLSPSKACRLAIHHAISRYTSLNHANQYLRFVSSFTLDSEWLGKKQEEFLYSGFSLLRVLHLDVSNPSYVKLPNEICRLIHLRYLGFRMCLRGKLEKPPEWYEFSPNLSKLTLELSKLMVDPMATLEKLPNLRILRLLLDSYMGKEMVCSAQGFPQLESLHVIQLPELEEWIIEEGAMPRLLHLLIWNCYHLKMLPGLQHVTILKKLVVGSMPNEFKDRMRENGGED, from the exons ATGCCGTGCTTCTTGAAAGACACAGACACAAAACAAAGCAGAGATGCAAGAGTGAAGAATTGGGTGGCAGACATAAGAGATGTCGCTTACAATGCAGAAGACGTCATCGACACCTTCATACTCGAAATAGAACGATATAGGAGAAGTGGGTTCGTTGGTTTCTTCAAATGGTGCCCGTCCATCGATTTATTGGCTCAACGTAAGATCCGCAATGAAATTGAAcagataaagaataaaatagggGAGATCTCTGCAAGTAGGCTGACGTATGGCATTAAAGATGTGGGAGAAGTAGTCCTGTGGGTGAAAGTTTATGAAG AAATAAAGACACTGGTGGCACGGTTGATCGATGGCGATTCACGACATTGTGTGGTTTCTGTAGTTGGAATGGGAGGTCTCGGCAAGACCACTCTTGCAATTAAAGTGTATAACAAGGAAGCTGTTAAGAAACGTTTTGATTTTTGTGCTTGGGTTTTTGTATCTCAACAACATGTG GAGAGGAGATTTCTTGTGGTGTTGGATGATATATGGAATACTGAAGCATGGGATTCTTTACTGGCTGCTTTTCCAGATATGAACAAGGGAAGTCGAGTCCTACTCACCACCCACAACAGAGATGTAGCTTCATATGCAGATCCACAGAGCTCTCCCCAGAAGTTGCAGCTTTTAGGAGATGAAGTGGGATGGAAATTGTTTTGTAACAAAACATTCTTAGAGCAAGGTATTCATTATCCGCAAAATTTAGAGAAGCTTGGAGAAGAGATTGTGAAAAAATGTTGTCGTTTGGCTCTTGCTATTGTTGTCAATGGGGGCCTACTATCAAGAAAAGCAAAGGATCCAAACGAGTGGGGGAAAGCACTCCAGAGAATTAGCACGCAATCTGTTGATGATAAATCTCGAATCACAAACATATTAAGCTATGAAGATCTACCCTACCATCTGAAGCCATACTTTCTCTACTTTGGCATTTTTCCAGAAGACCATGAGATTAGTGCTAAGAAATTGATTCGTTTGTGGGTCACCGAAGGATTTATAGAGCCAACAGGGGAAGAAACGGTGGAGGAAGCTGCAGATGATTGCCTTGAGGAACTGATCCATAGAAGTCTGATTCAAGTAGTGAAAAGAAATTTCATTGGCAGAGTAAAAAGTTGCCGTATCCATGATCTCTTACTTGAACTCTCAATTTCAAAAGCAAAGGAAGATAAATTCCTCAACGTTCATCGTGGAGATACAAATCCTCTCTCTCCATCGAAAGCATGCCGGCTTGCTATTCATCATGCCATTAGCAGGTACACTTCTTTAAATCATGCCAACCAATACCTTCGCTTTGTGTCATCCTTCACTTTAGACAGTGAATGGCTTGGAAAAAAGCAAGAGGAGTTTCTTTACAGTGGATTCAGTTTGCTTAGGGTGTTACATTTAGATGTATCTAACCCATCATATGTAAAGCTTCCAAACGAAATATGTAGACTGATCCACTTAAGATACCTTGGCTTCAGG ATGTGTTTGAGGGGAAAGTTAGAGAAGCCACCCGAGTGGTATGAATTCTCACCTAACCTCAGCAAGCTTACCTTGGAATTGTCCAAGTTAATGGTAGACCCGATGGCAACATTAGAGAAACTGCCCAACCTTCGGATTCTCAGATTGCTTCTTGATTCTTACATGGGAAAGGAAATGGTCTGCTCTGCACAAGGGTTTCCTCAACTCGAATCCTTACATGTTATACAGTTACCTGAATTAGAAGAATGGATAATAGAGGAAGGAGCGATGCCAAGGCTTTTACATTTGCTGATTTGGAACTGCTATCATTTAAAGATGCTTCCAGGACTGCAACATGTGACTATCCTCAAGAAATTGGTTGTGGGTTCCATGCCCAATGAATTCAAAGACAGAATGCGGGAAAACGGCGGAGAGGATTAG